In the Nocardioides marmotae genome, CCACGATGCCCCAGGACGAGGTCGAGCTGCTCTTCCGGGTCAACCAGCTCGGCTGCTTCCTCGGCATGCAGGCCGTCACCGCGACCATGCGCGCGAACGGCGGCGGTTCGATCATCAACGCCTCCTCGGTCGAGGGCCTGGCCGGCATGGCGGGCTGTGCGGCGTACGCCGCCACGAAGTGGGCGATCCGTGGCATGACCAAGTGCGCCGCGATGGAGCTCGGCCCCCACGGCATCCGGGTCAACTCGGTGCACCCCGGGATGATCGACACCCCCATGACGCGCGTGCACGGCGGCGACGCCGCGATGGAGTACGGCGCCTCGAAGGTGCCGCTGCGCCGGGTCGGGACGCCTGCGGACATCGCCCCGCTGTACGTCTACCTCGCCTCCGAGGAGTCGGCGTACGTCAACGGCGCCGAGATCGCCATCGACGGCGGTGTGACGTCCACCCACGCGTTCGGTGGCTGAGCACTAGGTTCTGGGCATGGCAAACCAGCGCTCCCAAGTAGTGATGTCCCCCGACGAGGTGGACACCTTCCTCACCCAGCAACGCAGCTCGACCGTCGCCACGATGGGCCCGAACGGCCAGGTCCACCTCGTGGCCATGTGGTACGCCTGGCTCGACGGTCACGTCTGGCTGGAGACCAAGGCCAAGTCGCAGAAGGTCGTCAACCTCCGCCGGGACCCGCGGATGAGCTTCCTCGTCGAGACCGGCCACACCTACGACCAGCTGCGCGGGGTCTCCCTCGAGGGCAACGGCGTCGTGGTCGACGACGAGAAGACCGTCTGGGACGTCTGCGTCAACGTCTTCGAGCGCTACAACGCGCCGTACACCGAGGAGCTCCGCCCGTTCGTGGAGCTGATGGCCAAGAACCGCGTCGTCGTCCGCCTCGACGTCGACCGGGTCCGCAGCTGGGACCACCGCAAGCTCGGCCTGGACCCCCTCGAGCTCGGTGGCTCCACCGCCGCGTTCCTGGACTGACCCGCCGGCCTGATCGTCCTGGAACGGGAAGTTTCATCGGCCGGCCGCTGAAGCTCCCGGTTGGCCGCTGAAACTTCATCGGCCCGGCGACAGCTTCAGCGGCCGGCCGACAAAGCTGCCGGTTGGCCGCTGAAGCTTCATCGGCCCGGCGACAGTTCTATCGGCCGGCCGATAAAACGTCGTCAGTCGCGCAGGATCAGGTGGACGGCCCGCTCGATCTGGGCGCCGGTCTCGGCGGCGGTCATCCGGCCGGTGACCCAGCCGACGAGGGCGGAGAGCCACACGTCGCCGATCACACGGGCGATCGCGATGTCGTCGTCGGTGGGCTCGGGCTGCTCGGGGTGCATGGCCCGGGTGAGCATCGAGGTGAGCAGCATGCCGACCTGGTGGATCTCGGCCTGGACCGAGGCGTCGGCGAACATGAACGCGCGGGTCAGCGCCTCGGTCAGGTGCGGGCTGCTCTGCAGGCCGCGCGTGGTGCCCTTGAGGACGTTGATGACCCGCTCGGAGGCGGTGTCGCCGGGGACCTCGACGTCGCGGCGGGCGGCCTCGGTGCGCTCGAACTCCCGGCCGAGCGCGCTGACGAGCAGGTGGATCTTGGAGGGGAAGTAGCGGTACAGCGTGCCGAGGGCGACCTCGGCCTGGTCCGCGACGGCGCGCATCTGCACCGCGTCGAAGCCGCCCTTGGTGGCGAGGTCGATCGTGGCGTCGAGGATCCGCTTGCGGCGGTCGCGCTGCGCGGCGGATCCGAGATCCTCCACGTTGAGGGAGTTGATGGTGCTCATCGGCGCTGTCCTCGGGTGCTCGTGACGGTCATGACGCCCATTGTCCTGCCTAGACCGGCGTGATGCGGAACCGGAACCCGACCGCCGGTATGTGGCACTAGGCTACCGGTACGTAGTCCATGATAGGAACACGTTCCAGTTCGTCCGGCCCGGCGTGTCAAGCATCCGGCGTGTGTCCGGATGTCGGCAACGGCAACGTCGAGAAAGGTCGTGACGCGTGCGGATCGCGATGCTGTCCTACCGCAGCGCCCCCCACACCGGTGGGCAGGGCATCTACCTGCGGCACCTGACCCGCGAGCTGGCCAACCTCGGCCACGACGTGGAGGTGTTCTCCGGGCAGCCCTACCCCGAGCTCGACCACCCCGACGTACGGCTGACCAAGGTCCCCAGCCTGGACCTCTACCGCCAGCCCGACCCGTTCCGGGTGCCCAAGCTGCACGAGTTCCGCGACCGCATCGACGTCGAGGAGTTCCTCACAATGTGCGCGGCCGGCTTCCCGGAGCCGAAGACCTTCAGCTCCCGCGTCGCGCGGGTCCTGCGGGACCGCGTCGAGGACTTCGACATCGTGCACGACAACCAGGTGCTCGGCTACGGCATGCTCGACATCGAGAAGATGGGGCTGCCGCTCATCACCACGCTGCACCACCCGATCACCTTCGACCGGCGCATCGACATCGCGCAGACCCGCAACCCGTGGCGGAAGTTCACGCTGTGGCGCTGGT is a window encoding:
- a CDS encoding SDR family NAD(P)-dependent oxidoreductase is translated as MGRLAGKVAIVTGAAMGQGAAISRAFVAEGAAVVLADIAKDAGQELADQLAGQVAGESGGRAHFAHHDVGDAASWASVVEDANARFGPVSVLANNAGLLRFGEIATMPQDEVELLFRVNQLGCFLGMQAVTATMRANGGGSIINASSVEGLAGMAGCAAYAATKWAIRGMTKCAAMELGPHGIRVNSVHPGMIDTPMTRVHGGDAAMEYGASKVPLRRVGTPADIAPLYVYLASEESAYVNGAEIAIDGGVTSTHAFGG
- a CDS encoding pyridoxamine 5'-phosphate oxidase family protein; its protein translation is MSPDEVDTFLTQQRSSTVATMGPNGQVHLVAMWYAWLDGHVWLETKAKSQKVVNLRRDPRMSFLVETGHTYDQLRGVSLEGNGVVVDDEKTVWDVCVNVFERYNAPYTEELRPFVELMAKNRVVVRLDVDRVRSWDHRKLGLDPLELGGSTAAFLD
- a CDS encoding TetR family transcriptional regulator, which produces MSTINSLNVEDLGSAAQRDRRKRILDATIDLATKGGFDAVQMRAVADQAEVALGTLYRYFPSKIHLLVSALGREFERTEAARRDVEVPGDTASERVINVLKGTTRGLQSSPHLTEALTRAFMFADASVQAEIHQVGMLLTSMLTRAMHPEQPEPTDDDIAIARVIGDVWLSALVGWVTGRMTAAETGAQIERAVHLILRD